One region of Triticum aestivum cultivar Chinese Spring chromosome 6B, IWGSC CS RefSeq v2.1, whole genome shotgun sequence genomic DNA includes:
- the LOC123135367 gene encoding disease resistance protein RGA5-like: protein MEVVTGAMGSLLPKLGELLVGEYKLLKGVKKDVESLEREMKSMNAALVKMAEVPRDQLDNQVIIWADELRELSYDMEDVVDNFLVCAEGSQSDAIADSNNLKRLVGKMANLFTKGKTRHQIGNAIRDIKNRAQEVADRRDRYKVDGVVTNPAGKQKIDPRVLALYKDQKELVGIEDARDELTKMLTDDDGPKQQQHKMKIVSIIGPGGLGKTTLAKAVYDRLQTQFTCTTFVLVGRDPEVKKVLRDIILEVDKNKCMGDLATLDETQLISKLRRLLENARYLIVIDDIWDLKAWDIIKCALLDNNHVSRVITTTRILDVAKNTGDIYKLKPLSHHLSEELFYTRLFGGKDKCPFDHPAEVSSKILQKCGGLPLAIITLASLLAGKPMENWSKVFNSIGFGSGDNNKDVENTRKILSFSYYDLPCHLRSCLLHLSVYPEDDLIMKDTLIWQWVAEGFVIEEPGVSLFETGERYFNELLNRSMIQPVEDSVKYTIYACCIHDMVLDIICLFSKEQNFVTILDSNEEHTPSQCNARRLAVQKRVLPLTNMNMPKLRS, encoded by the exons ATGGAGGTGGTGACCGGTGCCATGGGAAGCCTGCTCCCCAAGCTTGGCGAGCTGCTCGTGGGTGAGTACAAGCTGCTGAAGGGTGTCAAGAAAGATGTTGAGTCCCTTGAGAGGGAGATGAAGAGCATGAACGCTGCACTTGTCAAGATGGCGGAGGTGCCAAGGGACCAGCTGGATAACCAGGTCATCATCTGGGCTGATGAGCTCAGGGAGCTATCGTACGACATGGAGGATGTTGTCGACAACTTCCTGGTGTGCGCCGAGGGTTCTCAATCTGATGCCATCGCCGACTCAAACAACCTCAAAAGGCTGGTAGGGAAGATGGCCAACTTGTTCACCAAAGGCAAGACACGCCATCAGATCGGCAATGCCATCAGGGACATCAAGAACCGCGCCCAGGAGGTGGCTGACCGGCGTGACAGATACAAAGTTGATGGTGTTGTTACTAATCCAGCTGGCAAACAAAAGATTGATCCTCGTGTCTTGGCTTTGTACAAGGATCAGAAAGAGCTCGTTGGTATTGAAGACGCACGGGACGAGCTAACCAAGATGCTCACAGATGATGATGGTcccaagcagcagcagcacaagATGAAGATAGTCTCTATTATTGGACCTGGAGGACTTGGCAAGACTACACTTGCTAAGGCAGTGTATGATAGGCTTCAAACACAATTTACATGCACAACATTTGTTTTAGTGGGTCGAGACCCAGAAGTGAAGAAAGTTCTCAGGGATATCATCTTGGAAGTTGACAAGAACAAGTGTATGGGTGATTTAGCCACATTGGATGAAACACAACTCATCAGCAAACTCCGACGACTACTTGAGAATGCAAG GTACCTCATTGTCATTGATGACATATGGGATCTAAAAGCATGGGACATTATCAAATGTGCTTTGCTTGATAACAATCATGTGAGTCGGGTAATCACAACTACCCGTATTCTCGATGTCGCCAAAAACACTGGAGATATTTACAAGCTAAAACCACTTTCTCACCATTTGTCTGAAGAATTATTCTATACAAGATTGTTTGGTGGTAAAGATAAATGCCCTTTTGATCATCCGGCTGAAGTATCAAGCAAAATTTTACAGAAGTGTGGAGGTCTGCCATTGGCAATAATTACACTAGCTAGTTTGTTGGCTGGTAAACCTATGGAGAACTGGTCAAAAGTATTCAACTCTATTGGCTTTGGATCTGGAGATAATAACAAAGATGTAGAGAACACGAGGAAGATATTATCATTTAGTTATTATGATCTACCTTGTCATCTAAGGTCTTGCCTGCTGCATCTGAGCGTATATCCAGAagacgatttgatcatgaaagacACATTGATATGGCAGTGGGTTGCCGAAGGTTTTGTCATTGAGGAACCAGGGGTAAGTTTATTTGAGACCGGAGAAAGATACTTTAACGAACTACTAAATAGAAGCATGATCCAGCCGGTCGAGGATTCAGTGAAGTACACAATATATGCTTGTTGTATTCATGATATGGTGCTGGATATAATTTGTTTGTTTTCAAAGGAACAAAATTTTGTTACTATATTGGATAGTAACGAAGAACACACACCTTCACAATGCAATGCCCGCAGGTTAGCTGTCCAAAAGAGAGTTCTGCCTCTGACTAACATGAACATGCCCAAACTGAGGTCGTGA